A DNA window from Ammospiza caudacuta isolate bAmmCau1 chromosome 21, bAmmCau1.pri, whole genome shotgun sequence contains the following coding sequences:
- the ZBTB34 gene encoding zinc finger and BTB domain-containing protein 34 isoform X2: MDSSSFIQFDVPEYSNTVLSQLNELRLQGKLCDIIVHIQGQPFRAHKAVLAASSPYFRDHSALSTMSGLSISVIKNPNVFEQLLSFCYTGRMSLQLKDVVSFLTAASFLQMQCVIDKCTQILESIHSKISVGDVDSVTVGAEENSENRNGVKDSSYFANPIEISPPYCSQVRQSTAGSDLRMETTPGKTLRSRLQEEGHSDRGSSGSISEYEIQIEGDHDQGDLIVRESQIAEVKVKMEKSDRPSCSDSSSLGDDGYHTEMVDGEQVVAVNVGSYGSVLQHVYSFTHASSQVTGVSETFGSMSNTSPSRSMLSCFRGGRARQKRVPTGHLHSDVQGLVQGADSESMVSNPGYENSPRERNARGHWYPYNERLICIYCGKSFNQKGSLDRHMRLHMGITPFVCKFCGKKYTRKDQLEYHIRGHTDDKPFRCEICGKCFPFQGTLNQHLRKNHPGVTEVRNRVESPDRTEVFGEQKVDNDASASEAMDSSMEIHAMSNTSD; this comes from the coding sequence ATGGACAGCAGCAGTTTCATTCAGTTTGATGTGCCGGAGTACAGCAACACTGTTCTGAGCCAGTTAAATGAACTCCGCTTGCAAGGGAAACTCTGTGACATAATCGTGCACATCCAGGGTCAGCCGTTCCGAGCCCATAAAGCTGTCTTAGCTGCCAGTTCTCCGTATTTCCGCGACCATTCAGCATTAAGCACCATGAGTGGCCTATCCATATCAGTTATTAAAAACCCCAATGTTTTTGAACAGTTGCTTTCTTTTTGTTACACTGGAAGGATGTCCTTGCAACTGAAGGACGTTGTCAGTTTTCTGACTGCAGCTAGCTTCCTACAGATGCAGTGTGTCATTGACAAGTGCACACAGATACTGGAGAGTATTCATTCAAAGATCAGTGTTGGTGATGTTGATTCTGTTACTGTTGGTGCCGAAGAAAATTCAGAGAATCGTAATGGCGTTAAAGACAGCAGCTACTTTGCCAACCCTATTGAGATATCTCCTCCCTATTGCTCTCAGGTGCGACAGTCAACAGCAGGCAGCGACCTTCGGATGGAAACTACTCCAGGCAAAACTCTTCGTAGTCGTCTGCAAGAAGAAGGGCATTCAGACCGAGGCAGCAGCGGGAGTATCTCTGAATATGAGATTCAGATTGAAGGTGATCATGACCAAGGAGACCTGATAGTAAGGGAAAGTCAGATTGCAGAGGTGAAAGTTAAAATGGAAAAGTCTGACAGACCAAGCTGCTCTGATAGCTCTTCCCTTGGTGATGATGGATATCACACTGAAATGGTGGATGGAGAGCAGGTGGTTGCAGTAAACGTTGGTTCCTATGGGTCTGTCTTACAACATGTTTATTCATTTACTCATGCCTCATCACAGGTGACAGGTGTGTCAGAAACCTTTGGAAGCATGAGCAATACAAGTCCTTCAAGGTCAATGCTGAGCTGTTTCAGAGGGGGTCGTGCACGCCAAAAACGAGTACCTACAGGTCACTTGCATAGTGATGTCCAGGGCTTGGTgcaaggggctgacagtgaaTCCATGGTGAGTAATCCAGGATATGAAAATAGTCCACGGGAAAGAAATGCAAGAGGTCATTGGTATCCATACAATGAGAGGCTAATTTGTATTTACTGTGGCAAGTCTTTCAACCAGAAAGGGAGCCTTGATCGACACATGCGATTGCACATGGGAATAACTCCTTTTGTGTGCAAGTTTTGTGGAAAGAAATATACCCGTAAGGACCAACTTGAGTATCATATTCGTGGTCACACAGATGACAAACCCTTTCGCTGTGAGATTTGtggaaaatgttttcctttccagggTACACTAAACCAGCACTTGCGAAAAAATCACCCGGGGGTTACAGAAGTGAGAAACAGGGTTGAGTCTCCAGACAGAACAGAAGTGTTTGGGGAACAGAAAGTAGATAACGATGCTTCAGCTTCTGAAGCCATGGATTCTAGTATGGAAATTCATGCAATGTCTAACACATCTGATTAA
- the ZBTB34 gene encoding zinc finger and BTB domain-containing protein 34 isoform X1 codes for MDDVEICLFNWKSRLLFTSVEMDSSSFIQFDVPEYSNTVLSQLNELRLQGKLCDIIVHIQGQPFRAHKAVLAASSPYFRDHSALSTMSGLSISVIKNPNVFEQLLSFCYTGRMSLQLKDVVSFLTAASFLQMQCVIDKCTQILESIHSKISVGDVDSVTVGAEENSENRNGVKDSSYFANPIEISPPYCSQVRQSTAGSDLRMETTPGKTLRSRLQEEGHSDRGSSGSISEYEIQIEGDHDQGDLIVRESQIAEVKVKMEKSDRPSCSDSSSLGDDGYHTEMVDGEQVVAVNVGSYGSVLQHVYSFTHASSQVTGVSETFGSMSNTSPSRSMLSCFRGGRARQKRVPTGHLHSDVQGLVQGADSESMVSNPGYENSPRERNARGHWYPYNERLICIYCGKSFNQKGSLDRHMRLHMGITPFVCKFCGKKYTRKDQLEYHIRGHTDDKPFRCEICGKCFPFQGTLNQHLRKNHPGVTEVRNRVESPDRTEVFGEQKVDNDASASEAMDSSMEIHAMSNTSD; via the exons ATGGATGATGTTGAGATCTGTTTGTTCAATTGGAAAAGCAG attacTCTTTACATCTGTAGAAATGGACAGCAGCAGTTTCATTCAGTTTGATGTGCCGGAGTACAGCAACACTGTTCTGAGCCAGTTAAATGAACTCCGCTTGCAAGGGAAACTCTGTGACATAATCGTGCACATCCAGGGTCAGCCGTTCCGAGCCCATAAAGCTGTCTTAGCTGCCAGTTCTCCGTATTTCCGCGACCATTCAGCATTAAGCACCATGAGTGGCCTATCCATATCAGTTATTAAAAACCCCAATGTTTTTGAACAGTTGCTTTCTTTTTGTTACACTGGAAGGATGTCCTTGCAACTGAAGGACGTTGTCAGTTTTCTGACTGCAGCTAGCTTCCTACAGATGCAGTGTGTCATTGACAAGTGCACACAGATACTGGAGAGTATTCATTCAAAGATCAGTGTTGGTGATGTTGATTCTGTTACTGTTGGTGCCGAAGAAAATTCAGAGAATCGTAATGGCGTTAAAGACAGCAGCTACTTTGCCAACCCTATTGAGATATCTCCTCCCTATTGCTCTCAGGTGCGACAGTCAACAGCAGGCAGCGACCTTCGGATGGAAACTACTCCAGGCAAAACTCTTCGTAGTCGTCTGCAAGAAGAAGGGCATTCAGACCGAGGCAGCAGCGGGAGTATCTCTGAATATGAGATTCAGATTGAAGGTGATCATGACCAAGGAGACCTGATAGTAAGGGAAAGTCAGATTGCAGAGGTGAAAGTTAAAATGGAAAAGTCTGACAGACCAAGCTGCTCTGATAGCTCTTCCCTTGGTGATGATGGATATCACACTGAAATGGTGGATGGAGAGCAGGTGGTTGCAGTAAACGTTGGTTCCTATGGGTCTGTCTTACAACATGTTTATTCATTTACTCATGCCTCATCACAGGTGACAGGTGTGTCAGAAACCTTTGGAAGCATGAGCAATACAAGTCCTTCAAGGTCAATGCTGAGCTGTTTCAGAGGGGGTCGTGCACGCCAAAAACGAGTACCTACAGGTCACTTGCATAGTGATGTCCAGGGCTTGGTgcaaggggctgacagtgaaTCCATGGTGAGTAATCCAGGATATGAAAATAGTCCACGGGAAAGAAATGCAAGAGGTCATTGGTATCCATACAATGAGAGGCTAATTTGTATTTACTGTGGCAAGTCTTTCAACCAGAAAGGGAGCCTTGATCGACACATGCGATTGCACATGGGAATAACTCCTTTTGTGTGCAAGTTTTGTGGAAAGAAATATACCCGTAAGGACCAACTTGAGTATCATATTCGTGGTCACACAGATGACAAACCCTTTCGCTGTGAGATTTGtggaaaatgttttcctttccagggTACACTAAACCAGCACTTGCGAAAAAATCACCCGGGGGTTACAGAAGTGAGAAACAGGGTTGAGTCTCCAGACAGAACAGAAGTGTTTGGGGAACAGAAAGTAGATAACGATGCTTCAGCTTCTGAAGCCATGGATTCTAGTATGGAAATTCATGCAATGTCTAACACATCTGATTAA